The following proteins are co-located in the Brassica napus cultivar Da-Ae unplaced genomic scaffold, Da-Ae ScsIHWf_1509;HRSCAF=2106, whole genome shotgun sequence genome:
- the LOC125597652 gene encoding signal peptidase complex catalytic subunit SEC11C-like, with the protein MGWIGETIDSIKSIQIRQLLTQAISLGMIVTSALIIWKALMCVTGSESPVVVVLSGSMEPGFKRGDILFLHMSKDPIRAGEIVVFNVDGRDIPIVHRVIKVHERENTGDVDVLTKGDNNYGDDRLLYAEGQQWLHRHHIMGRAVGFLPYVGWVTIIMTEKPIIKYILIGALGLLVITSKD; encoded by the exons ATGGGTTGGATCGGAGAAACCATAGATTCAATCAAATCCATTCAGATCCGTCAGCTTCTCACTCAAGCCATCAGTCTTG GGATGATTGTTACGTCTGCTTTGATCATATGGAAAGCTTTGATGTGTGTCACTGGCAGCGAATCTCCTGTGGTTGTTGTTCTCTCTGGAAGTATGGAGCCTGGCTTCAAGAGG GGGGATATACTGTTCTTGCACATGAGTAAAGACCCTATTCGAGCTGGAGAAATTGTTGTTTTCAATGTTGAT GGTCGTGATATTCCCATTGTACATCGTGTCATTAAG GTTCACGAAAGGGAGAATACAGGAGATGTCGATGTTTTGACGAAAG GTGACAATAACTATGGAGATGATAGACTTCTGTATGCTGAAGGGCAGCAGTGGCTTCATCGACATCATATAATGGGTCGTGCTGTCGG GTTCTTGCCTTATGTTGGATGGGTGACTATCATTATGACAGAAAAGCCTATCATCAAG TATATTCTCATAGGGGCATTGGGTTTACTCGTTATAACGTCCAAAGATTGA
- the LOC106448090 gene encoding uncharacterized protein LOC106448090, whose protein sequence is MSSSQELSHNAGEATGQVQLKKEEYLNKVSHAMDQNVDHHTHPQSHAEHDQNNPSLISQASTVIQQTGGQVKNMAQGAADAVKNTLGMSPATNNPSSPAGRTHPSNPSSPAGTTRPSNPSSRNI, encoded by the exons ATGTCGTCAAGCCAAGAGTTAAGCCACAATGCCGGAGAAGCCACCGGTCAAGTTCAG CTGAAGAAGGAAGAGTACTTGAACAAAGTATCACACGCAATGGATCAGAATGTTGATCATCACACTCACCCACAGTCACACGCAGAACATGATCAGAACAATCCTTCCCTAATCTCACAGGCCTCTACTGTCATTCAACAg ACAGGTGGCCAAGTGAAGAATATGGCACAAGGAGCAGCCGACGCTGTGAAAAACACTCTTGGGATGAGTCCGGCCACCAACAACCCTAGCAGCCCGGCCGGCAGGACCCACCCGAGCAATCCTAGCAGTCCAGCCGGAACGACCCGCCCGAGCAACCCTAGCTCAAGGAATATATAA